Proteins found in one Pseudoxanthomonas sp. SL93 genomic segment:
- a CDS encoding DUF1820 family protein, with protein MKNKLYKITFLNHSKVYELYARKVAASGLWGFTEVAELVFDVHEGLVVDPTEERLRDEFGGTQVLHLPMQSIIRIEEVERKGQSAIRDAATGEKVVTPFPLPAKPR; from the coding sequence ATGAAGAACAAGCTCTACAAGATCACCTTCCTCAACCACAGCAAGGTCTACGAGCTGTACGCGCGCAAGGTCGCGGCCAGCGGCCTGTGGGGGTTCACCGAGGTCGCCGAGCTGGTGTTCGACGTGCACGAGGGACTGGTCGTCGATCCGACCGAGGAACGGCTGCGCGACGAGTTCGGCGGCACGCAGGTGCTGCACCTGCCCATGCAGAGCATCATCCGCATCGAGGAAGTCGAGCGCAAAGGCCAGTCGGCGATCCGCGACGCGGCGACCGGCGAGAAGGTCGTCACGCCGTTCCCGTTGCCGGCGAAGCCGCGTTGA
- the coxB gene encoding cytochrome c oxidase subunit II: MTQVNGYWKRLTMACMVLAMPALAWAQSADPKPWQLNMGKGVTESARHAYDAHMIALWVCIVIGVIVFGAMGYAMFKFRKSKGAVAAQFSHNTTAEIIWTVIPVLILVVMAWPATAKLIAMYDTRDSEMTVKVTGYQWMWKYEYLGEDVSFTSRLDRESDRIRQSGEQPDLAKNPHYLLDVDNQLVLPTNTKIRFVITADDVIHAWWVPALGWKQDAIPGIVNEAWTDIKEPGIYRGQCAELCGKDHGFMPIVVKAVPKAEFDQWLASKKPAPAAAPAPAAPVEEAAPADATTAPAVEAAPTAETPAPTAQG, translated from the coding sequence ATGACGCAAGTGAATGGTTACTGGAAGCGTTTGACGATGGCGTGCATGGTGCTGGCGATGCCGGCACTGGCGTGGGCGCAGTCGGCGGACCCGAAGCCGTGGCAGCTGAACATGGGCAAGGGCGTGACCGAATCGGCCCGCCACGCCTATGACGCGCACATGATCGCGCTGTGGGTCTGCATCGTGATCGGCGTCATCGTGTTCGGCGCGATGGGCTATGCGATGTTCAAGTTCCGCAAGTCCAAGGGTGCGGTGGCGGCGCAGTTCAGCCACAACACCACGGCCGAGATCATCTGGACCGTCATCCCGGTACTGATCCTGGTGGTCATGGCCTGGCCGGCGACCGCCAAGCTGATCGCCATGTACGACACCCGCGATTCCGAAATGACCGTCAAGGTCACCGGCTACCAGTGGATGTGGAAGTACGAGTACCTGGGCGAGGACGTGTCGTTCACCAGCCGCCTGGACCGTGAATCCGACCGCATCCGCCAGAGCGGCGAGCAGCCCGACCTGGCCAAGAACCCGCACTACCTGCTGGACGTCGACAACCAGCTGGTGCTGCCCACCAACACCAAGATCCGCTTCGTCATCACCGCCGACGACGTGATCCACGCATGGTGGGTGCCGGCGCTGGGCTGGAAGCAGGACGCCATCCCGGGCATCGTCAACGAGGCCTGGACCGACATCAAGGAACCCGGCATCTACCGTGGCCAGTGCGCCGAACTGTGCGGCAAGGACCATGGCTTCATGCCCATCGTGGTGAAGGCCGTGCCGAAGGCCGAGTTCGACCAGTGGCTGGCCTCGAAGAAGCCCGCCCCGGCCGCCGCACCCGCTCCGGCCGCGCCGGTGGAAGAGGCCGCACCGGCCGACGCCACGACGGCCCCGGCCGTTGAAGCCGCCCCCACCGCCGAGACGCCCGCGCCGACCGCGCAGGGCTGA
- a CDS encoding rhomboid family intramembrane serine protease, with product MFVSIPSRKKSPLRWATPVLVVLLSAAFCWVLTLGDAAHRSLVTEWGALTGGMMAPEVWLASLQRGTVLRLFTALFLHADWAHLLGNLVFLLIFGLPAERAMGPWRFLLLFLLGGAVANVAAVLTIGTPDRVIIGASGAVSAVIGAYLALFPTAKLGVVVPLGLFLEFVKAPASVLIGIWALLQVVFAYIGPAFGAVAWSAHIAGFLFGVVFALFVRAAIARRMRKRQGY from the coding sequence ATGTTCGTCTCCATTCCCTCGCGCAAGAAGTCGCCGCTGCGCTGGGCCACGCCGGTCCTGGTGGTGCTGCTGTCGGCGGCGTTCTGCTGGGTGCTGACGCTGGGTGACGCGGCCCACCGCAGCCTGGTGACGGAATGGGGCGCGCTGACGGGCGGAATGATGGCGCCCGAGGTCTGGCTGGCGTCGCTGCAGCGCGGCACCGTGCTGCGGCTGTTCACCGCGCTGTTCCTGCATGCGGACTGGGCCCACCTGCTGGGCAACCTGGTGTTCCTGCTGATCTTCGGGCTGCCGGCGGAACGGGCGATGGGGCCGTGGCGATTCCTGCTGCTGTTCCTGCTGGGTGGCGCCGTGGCCAACGTGGCGGCCGTGCTGACCATCGGCACGCCCGACCGCGTGATCATCGGCGCAAGCGGTGCGGTGTCGGCGGTGATCGGCGCGTACCTGGCGCTGTTCCCGACTGCCAAGCTGGGCGTGGTGGTGCCGCTGGGCCTGTTCCTGGAATTCGTGAAGGCGCCCGCGTCGGTGCTGATCGGCATCTGGGCACTGCTGCAGGTGGTGTTCGCCTACATCGGCCCCGCCTTCGGCGCGGTGGCGTGGTCGGCGCACATCGCCGGTTTCCTGTTCGGCGTGGTGTTCGCCCTGTTCGTGCGCGCCGCCATCGCGCGGCGCATGCGCAAGCGCCAGGGCTACTGA
- a CDS encoding DUF2244 domain-containing protein → MIEVVPSSWGGQGGRLRLRPPRALTRRQFVMLFAALSGAMWVVAMLGWWGGNAFAPVFALLHSGIVAAALRALWRSGERGEDISIGPEAVEVSTPQAGQVFRAHPYWVRLRIEQGGERISLASSGRQVQVGNFLGPAERQELAGKLQDLLAAANGRNR, encoded by the coding sequence ATGATCGAAGTGGTTCCGTCATCGTGGGGCGGACAGGGCGGGCGGCTCAGGCTGCGGCCGCCCAGGGCGCTGACGCGCCGCCAGTTCGTGATGCTGTTCGCCGCACTGTCGGGGGCGATGTGGGTCGTCGCGATGCTGGGCTGGTGGGGAGGCAATGCCTTCGCCCCGGTGTTCGCATTGCTGCACTCGGGCATCGTGGCGGCTGCGCTCAGGGCACTGTGGCGCAGCGGCGAACGTGGTGAGGACATCAGCATCGGTCCGGAGGCGGTGGAAGTGAGCACCCCCCAGGCCGGACAGGTGTTCCGGGCGCATCCTTACTGGGTACGCCTGCGTATCGAGCAAGGTGGCGAAAGGATTTCGCTGGCGTCCAGCGGCAGGCAGGTCCAGGTGGGCAACTTCCTGGGACCGGCCGAGCGGCAGGAGCTGGCGGGCAAGTTGCAGGATTTACTGGCGGCCGCGAATGGCCGCAACCGATGA
- a CDS encoding peptidoglycan DD-metalloendopeptidase family protein, translating into MSNRRRAAFTAILIAGLSVIAAVPAQNSRETERKLERVRGELKSIAQERRRLEGERGAASRKLREADEQVGRTTRSLAETEAALRREEAALADLQGKRDAMRAQLGTQRRQLSGLVRAAYLLGDDAPLKVLLSQDHVADANRLLAYHRYVQRDQARRIDMLSTELATLDQVEQDIAARRAQLDAARQQQRSQVAQLEKDRRARAGLVADLDERYQDRAAKEKALGQDARSLERLLASLRAAAARAEAERRAAAQREAAARKREAQGATANRPVRNAPPRPSVASAPALKVGGLGWPVSGSLLARYGGRLPDGRASTGVLIGAPAGTPVTAVADGTVVFSEWMTGYGLILIVDHGNGYMSLYAHNDSLLKDSGDRVKRGDNVARVGTSGGQGTPALYFELRRNGQPVDPSSWLQRR; encoded by the coding sequence ATGTCGAACCGCCGGCGCGCCGCGTTCACCGCGATCCTCATCGCCGGGTTGTCCGTCATCGCGGCGGTGCCAGCGCAGAATTCGCGCGAGACCGAACGCAAGCTGGAGCGCGTGCGCGGCGAACTGAAATCGATCGCGCAGGAGCGCCGCCGCTTGGAAGGCGAACGCGGTGCCGCTTCGCGCAAGCTGCGCGAGGCCGACGAGCAGGTCGGCCGCACCACGCGCTCGCTGGCAGAAACCGAAGCCGCGCTCCGTCGCGAGGAAGCCGCGCTGGCCGACCTGCAGGGCAAGCGCGATGCGATGCGCGCCCAGCTCGGCACGCAGCGCCGGCAGCTGTCGGGCCTGGTGCGTGCGGCGTACCTGCTCGGCGACGATGCGCCGCTGAAGGTATTGCTGTCGCAGGACCATGTGGCCGATGCCAACCGGCTGCTGGCATACCACCGCTACGTGCAGCGCGACCAGGCGCGGCGCATCGACATGCTGTCGACCGAACTGGCCACGCTGGACCAGGTGGAACAGGACATCGCCGCGCGGCGCGCGCAGCTGGATGCCGCGCGCCAGCAGCAGCGCTCGCAGGTCGCGCAGCTGGAGAAGGATCGCCGGGCGCGCGCGGGGCTGGTTGCCGACCTGGACGAGCGCTACCAGGACCGCGCCGCCAAGGAAAAAGCACTGGGCCAGGATGCGCGTTCGCTGGAGCGCCTGCTGGCCAGCCTGCGTGCGGCCGCCGCGCGCGCCGAGGCCGAACGCCGCGCTGCCGCGCAACGCGAAGCCGCCGCCAGGAAGCGCGAAGCACAGGGCGCCACGGCCAACCGGCCGGTGCGCAATGCACCCCCGCGCCCGAGCGTCGCATCCGCGCCGGCGCTGAAGGTGGGCGGCCTGGGCTGGCCGGTGTCCGGCAGCCTGCTGGCGCGCTACGGCGGACGCCTGCCGGATGGCCGCGCAAGCACGGGCGTGCTGATCGGTGCACCGGCCGGTACCCCGGTCACCGCGGTGGCCGACGGCACCGTGGTGTTCTCCGAGTGGATGACGGGGTATGGCCTGATCCTGATCGTCGACCACGGCAACGGCTACATGAGCCTGTACGCGCACAACGACAGCCTGCTGAAGGACAGCGGCGACCGGGTGAAGCGCGGCGACAACGTCGCGCGCGTCGGCACCTCCGGCGGCCAGGGCACGCCGGCGCTGTACTTCGAACTGCGCCGCAACGGCCAGCCAGTCGATCCCTCGTCGTGGCTGCAGCGCCGATGA
- a CDS encoding outer membrane protein transport protein yields the protein MEFAKNITRVSALALGIAGVLAYGDVHAAAFQLKENSVKAQGRAMAGAASAKGDASVVVNNPAVMSTFTERTLQADVTAIDLSYEFEGSGTAATGTPFQQPLTGGNGGDAGDVAAVPAASFILPLSGDFEYLTLGMMISAPFGLKTEYDDGWKGRYHALESDVKIVDLTLAASLELSDRFSVGAGFIYEHADVTLSNAVDFGTIICSQNPAACVTPSPAAAPFGPQRNDGFASINGTSNSFGWIVGLNWRPTDKLSLGYSHRSEIDHELEGDSVFVVPGNVRAAFDANPLTRPLFRNGGGGADLTTPAIDAFSATYYATDRFTVMAEVTRTDWSSLQEIRIEFDNPAQPDSAEEYNWDENFFYSLGGEYKFSDAFTFRAGVARDDSPVSRPYRTPRLPDQDRMWYSLGLTWTVSEHFELSASYVKIDIVDTPEVDLTTSTRARLVGDFEGGADLFGVSMQYTF from the coding sequence ATGGAATTTGCTAAGAACATCACCCGCGTTTCTGCGCTGGCCCTCGGTATCGCAGGCGTGCTGGCGTACGGCGACGTGCATGCCGCCGCCTTCCAGCTGAAGGAAAACAGCGTCAAGGCCCAGGGCCGTGCGATGGCCGGTGCGGCCTCCGCCAAGGGCGACGCCTCGGTCGTGGTCAACAACCCGGCCGTCATGTCCACCTTCACCGAGCGCACCCTGCAGGCCGACGTCACCGCGATCGACCTGTCCTACGAATTCGAAGGCAGCGGCACCGCCGCGACCGGCACCCCGTTCCAGCAGCCGCTGACCGGCGGCAACGGTGGCGACGCCGGTGACGTGGCCGCCGTGCCGGCCGCGTCCTTCATCCTGCCGCTGAGCGGCGATTTCGAATACCTGACGCTGGGCATGATGATCAGCGCGCCGTTCGGCCTGAAGACCGAATACGACGATGGCTGGAAGGGCCGTTACCACGCGCTGGAATCCGACGTGAAGATCGTCGACCTGACGCTGGCCGCCTCGCTGGAACTGAGCGACCGCTTCTCGGTCGGTGCCGGTTTCATCTACGAGCACGCCGACGTCACCCTGTCCAACGCCGTCGACTTCGGCACCATCATCTGCAGCCAGAACCCGGCCGCCTGCGTCACCCCGAGCCCGGCCGCCGCGCCGTTCGGCCCGCAGCGCAACGACGGTTTCGCCAGCATCAACGGCACCAGCAACAGCTTCGGCTGGATCGTCGGCCTGAACTGGCGCCCGACCGACAAGCTGTCGCTGGGCTACTCGCACCGCTCCGAGATCGACCATGAACTCGAGGGCGATTCGGTGTTCGTCGTGCCGGGCAACGTGCGTGCCGCCTTCGATGCCAATCCGCTCACGCGTCCGCTGTTCCGCAATGGCGGCGGCGGTGCCGACCTGACCACCCCGGCCATCGATGCCTTCAGCGCCACCTACTACGCCACCGACCGCTTCACCGTCATGGCCGAAGTGACGCGCACCGACTGGTCGTCGCTGCAGGAAATCCGCATCGAGTTCGACAACCCGGCGCAGCCTGATTCGGCCGAGGAGTACAACTGGGACGAGAACTTCTTCTACTCGCTCGGTGGCGAGTACAAGTTCAGCGATGCCTTCACCTTCCGCGCCGGCGTGGCCCGCGACGACTCCCCGGTGAGCCGTCCGTACCGCACCCCGCGCCTGCCCGACCAGGACCGCATGTGGTACTCGCTGGGCCTGACCTGGACGGTGTCCGAGCACTTCGAACTGAGCGCCAGCTACGTGAAGATCGACATCGTCGATACGCCCGAAGTGGACCTGACCACCAGCACCCGCGCACGCCTGGTGGGTGACTTCGAAGGCGGCGCCGACCTGTTCGGCGTGTCGATGCAGTACACGTTCTGA
- a CDS encoding SMP-30/gluconolactonase/LRE family protein — MLRHHRLSLALLALCASPMAHASAWQKVCPADPGIAPSGELVAQRVEAARVDDDQDRLYEGPVWRDDALYLSDFVHTGRFPSRIRRFTPPDRWETVVADSGSNGLGLDTKGNLIAATHDRKQVARIDLPTGERTPLVSRFEGQPFNSPNDLVMAADGSLYFTDPDYQRKAAPGGQSQTRVYRHHGGTTTVVEAGLRNPNGIALSPDGDTLYVVGGTADGDVLRAYALVDGVPGPGKDLARVSGGDGMAVDCLGNVYVTEHGEQRLRVFSPAGEVLATIRVDANITNAAFGGPARRTLFLTGAASLWSIELPVAGLPY, encoded by the coding sequence ATGCTGCGTCACCACCGCCTGTCCCTTGCCCTGCTCGCGCTGTGCGCCAGCCCGATGGCGCATGCCTCGGCCTGGCAGAAGGTCTGTCCCGCCGATCCCGGCATCGCGCCCAGCGGCGAACTGGTCGCCCAGCGCGTGGAGGCCGCACGGGTCGACGACGACCAGGACCGTCTCTACGAGGGCCCGGTGTGGCGCGACGACGCGCTGTACCTGTCGGACTTCGTGCACACCGGTCGCTTTCCTTCGCGCATCCGCCGCTTCACCCCGCCCGACCGGTGGGAGACCGTGGTCGCGGACAGCGGCAGCAACGGACTGGGCCTGGACACCAAGGGCAACCTGATCGCCGCCACGCACGACCGCAAGCAGGTGGCGCGCATCGACCTGCCGACCGGTGAACGCACACCGCTGGTGTCCCGCTTCGAAGGCCAGCCCTTCAATTCGCCCAATGACCTGGTGATGGCCGCCGACGGCAGCCTCTACTTCACCGACCCGGACTATCAGCGCAAGGCCGCACCGGGCGGCCAGTCGCAGACGCGCGTCTACCGCCACCACGGCGGCACGACGACGGTGGTCGAGGCGGGCCTGCGCAATCCCAACGGCATCGCGCTCTCGCCCGATGGCGACACGCTTTACGTGGTGGGCGGCACCGCGGACGGCGACGTGCTGCGCGCCTATGCGCTGGTCGATGGCGTGCCCGGGCCGGGAAAGGATCTGGCACGCGTCTCGGGCGGCGACGGCATGGCCGTGGACTGCCTCGGCAATGTCTACGTCACCGAGCATGGCGAACAGCGCCTGCGCGTGTTCTCGCCGGCGGGCGAGGTGCTGGCGACGATCCGTGTTGATGCCAACATCACCAATGCGGCGTTCGGCGGCCCCGCGCGGCGCACGCTGTTCCTGACCGGCGCGGCCAGCCTGTGGTCGATCGAACTGCCGGTGGCCGGCCTGCCTTACTGA
- the putA gene encoding bifunctional proline dehydrogenase/L-glutamate gamma-semialdehyde dehydrogenase PutA, producing the protein MTNHPQPLADQAPGHLPGRIIAAELPPEPGALRAAITAAWLRDETEHVRELLAQARLPSEEQIRAQKLASDLVKRVRARAQDQGAIEAFMRQYDLGSEEGVLLMCVAEALLRIPDQETADKLIRDKLGDADWEKHLGQSDSVLVNASTWGLMLTGRLVNLNDLTRADVPGAFKRLVGRVGEPVIRLAVRQAMRIMGHQFVMGRTIDEALSRSRKGDNADYRYSFDMLGEGALTAKDAARYLEAYRKAIHAIGRTGPFDDVFAAPSISIKLSALHPRYEHAKRARVMKELAPGILELAQLAKSYGIGFTIDAEEADRLELSLDLIETTFSDPSLDGWEGYGLAVQAYQKRTPYVIDFLADLARRTGRRMPVRLVKGAYWDAEIKRAQIDGHPGYPVFTRKPNTDVSYLANARRMFDHGDALYPMFATHNAQTIAAIRGIAQGRAYEHQKLHGMGDDLYAEVVPKDRLDIPCRVYAPVGSHEDLLPYLVRRLLENGANSSFVNRITDENVAIEDLIRDPVQTVSGFDTIPHPRIPLPVDLFRSQPAPIQNSDRNNSMGANLANDNDLRALAERINAAVKPWRAAPLVPGAVVTSTALPVTNPADRRQTVGEWQPADSGTVEKALANAVAAQPAWDRTPAASRAAILEHAANLLEQRLPDYIALCVKEAGKTIPDSVAEVREAVDFLRYYAAQARAQFGAPEHLPGPTGESNQLQLQGRGVFVCISPWNFPLAIFLGQVSAALAAGNSVIAKPAEQTNLIGHAAVKLLHEAGIPEAVLQFLPGDGATVGAALTKDPRVAGVAFTGSTDTARAINRALAGREAGPIATLIAETGGQNAFIADSSALPEQLVKDAMGSAFTSAGQRCSAARVLFVQDDIADKVMTMLAGAMDELKVGDPGLLSTDVGPVIDADALKILDDHAARMANEARLIKQANAGDDTAHGTFFAPRAWELKSLGQLDKEIFGPALHVVRWKADDLDKVIDAINATGYGLTLGVHSRIDETIDRIASRVKVGNVYVNRNQIGAVVGVQPFGGQGLSGTGPKAGGPHYLPRFATEKTVTVNTTAAGGNASLLTLGD; encoded by the coding sequence ATGACGAATCACCCGCAACCCCTTGCAGATCAGGCTCCGGGGCATCTCCCGGGCCGCATCATCGCGGCCGAACTGCCGCCGGAACCCGGCGCACTGCGCGCCGCGATCACGGCGGCCTGGCTGCGCGACGAAACTGAACATGTGCGCGAACTGCTGGCCCAGGCCCGCCTGCCGTCCGAGGAGCAGATCCGCGCCCAGAAGCTGGCCTCCGACCTGGTCAAGCGGGTCCGCGCCCGCGCCCAGGACCAGGGCGCCATCGAAGCCTTCATGCGCCAGTACGACCTGGGCAGCGAGGAGGGCGTGCTGCTGATGTGCGTGGCCGAGGCGCTGCTGCGCATCCCCGACCAGGAGACCGCCGACAAGCTGATCCGCGACAAGCTGGGCGATGCCGACTGGGAAAAACACCTCGGGCAGAGCGACTCGGTGCTGGTCAACGCCTCCACCTGGGGCCTGATGCTGACCGGCCGGCTGGTCAACCTGAACGACCTGACCCGCGCCGACGTGCCCGGCGCCTTCAAGCGCCTGGTCGGACGCGTGGGCGAGCCGGTGATCCGCCTGGCCGTGCGCCAGGCCATGCGCATCATGGGCCACCAGTTCGTGATGGGGCGGACCATCGACGAGGCACTGTCGCGCAGCCGCAAGGGCGACAACGCCGACTACCGCTACTCGTTCGACATGCTCGGCGAGGGCGCGCTGACCGCAAAGGACGCGGCGCGCTACCTGGAGGCCTATCGCAAGGCCATCCATGCGATCGGCCGGACGGGGCCTTTCGATGATGTCTTCGCCGCGCCGAGCATCTCGATCAAGCTGTCCGCCCTGCACCCGCGCTACGAGCACGCCAAGCGCGCCCGCGTGATGAAGGAACTGGCCCCGGGCATCCTGGAACTGGCGCAGCTGGCCAAGTCCTACGGCATCGGCTTCACCATCGACGCCGAGGAAGCCGACCGGCTGGAACTGTCGCTGGACCTGATCGAAACCACTTTTTCCGACCCGTCGCTGGACGGCTGGGAAGGCTACGGCCTGGCCGTGCAGGCCTACCAGAAGCGCACGCCCTACGTGATCGACTTCCTGGCCGACCTGGCCCGCCGCACCGGCCGCCGCATGCCGGTGCGCCTGGTCAAGGGCGCGTACTGGGACGCGGAGATCAAGCGCGCGCAGATCGACGGCCACCCGGGCTACCCGGTGTTCACGCGCAAGCCGAACACCGACGTGTCGTACCTGGCCAACGCGCGCCGCATGTTCGACCACGGCGACGCGCTGTACCCGATGTTCGCCACCCACAACGCGCAGACCATCGCGGCCATCCGTGGCATCGCACAGGGACGCGCATACGAGCACCAGAAGCTGCACGGCATGGGCGACGACCTGTATGCCGAAGTGGTGCCGAAGGACCGCCTCGACATCCCCTGCCGCGTCTACGCGCCGGTCGGTTCGCACGAGGACCTGCTGCCGTACCTGGTGCGCCGCCTGCTGGAAAACGGCGCCAACAGCAGCTTCGTCAACCGCATCACCGACGAGAACGTGGCCATCGAGGACCTGATCCGCGACCCGGTGCAGACCGTGTCCGGGTTCGACACGATTCCCCACCCGCGCATCCCGCTGCCGGTCGATCTTTTCCGGAGCCAGCCGGCTCCCATCCAGAATTCAGACAGGAACAACTCCATGGGCGCCAACCTCGCCAACGACAACGACCTGCGCGCACTGGCCGAGCGCATCAACGCCGCCGTCAAGCCTTGGCGCGCCGCGCCGCTGGTGCCGGGCGCCGTCGTCACCAGCACGGCGTTGCCGGTGACCAATCCGGCCGACCGCCGCCAGACCGTCGGCGAATGGCAGCCGGCCGACAGCGGCACCGTCGAGAAGGCGCTGGCGAACGCCGTCGCCGCGCAGCCCGCCTGGGACCGCACGCCGGCCGCCAGCCGCGCCGCCATCCTCGAGCACGCCGCGAACCTGCTGGAGCAGCGCCTGCCCGACTACATCGCGCTGTGCGTGAAGGAAGCCGGCAAGACCATCCCCGACAGCGTCGCCGAAGTGCGCGAAGCCGTGGACTTCCTGCGCTACTACGCCGCCCAGGCACGCGCGCAGTTCGGCGCGCCCGAGCACCTGCCCGGCCCTACCGGCGAATCCAACCAGCTGCAGTTGCAGGGCCGCGGCGTGTTCGTCTGCATCAGCCCGTGGAATTTCCCGCTGGCGATCTTCCTGGGCCAGGTGAGCGCTGCGCTGGCCGCCGGCAACAGCGTGATCGCCAAGCCGGCCGAACAGACCAACCTGATCGGCCATGCGGCGGTGAAGCTGCTGCATGAGGCCGGCATTCCGGAAGCCGTGCTGCAGTTCCTGCCCGGCGACGGCGCCACCGTCGGCGCCGCGCTGACCAAGGACCCGCGCGTGGCCGGCGTGGCCTTCACCGGTTCCACCGACACCGCGCGCGCCATCAACCGCGCGCTCGCCGGCCGTGAGGCAGGCCCGATCGCCACCCTGATCGCCGAAACCGGCGGACAGAACGCCTTCATCGCCGACTCCTCGGCGCTGCCGGAACAGCTGGTGAAGGACGCGATGGGCTCCGCCTTCACCTCTGCGGGCCAGCGCTGCTCGGCCGCGCGCGTGCTGTTCGTGCAGGACGACATCGCCGACAAGGTGATGACGATGCTGGCCGGTGCGATGGACGAGCTGAAGGTCGGCGACCCCGGCCTGCTGTCGACCGATGTCGGCCCGGTGATCGACGCCGATGCACTGAAGATCCTCGACGACCACGCCGCGCGCATGGCGAACGAAGCGCGTCTCATCAAGCAGGCCAACGCAGGCGATGACACCGCGCACGGCACCTTCTTCGCGCCGCGTGCGTGGGAACTCAAGTCGCTCGGGCAGCTGGACAAGGAAATCTTCGGGCCGGCCCTGCATGTCGTGCGCTGGAAGGCCGACGACCTGGACAAGGTCATCGACGCCATCAACGCCACCGGCTACGGCCTGACGCTGGGCGTGCATTCGCGCATCGACGAGACCATCGACCGCATCGCCTCGCGCGTGAAGGTGGGCAACGTGTACGTCAACCGCAACCAGATCGGTGCGGTGGTCGGCGTGCAGCCGTTCGGTGGCCAGGGCCTGTCGGGCACCGGACCGAAGGCCGGCGGTCCGCACTACCTGCCGCGCTTCGCCACCGAGAAGACGGTCACCGTCAACACGACGGCCGCCGGCGGCAACGCCTCGCTGCTGACGCTGGGCGACTGA
- a CDS encoding GGDEF domain-containing protein, giving the protein MTTDFYNLLLSDCVLAAVLLVLFWYVGKVSRGVRGIATWGVAHFLYSLGAAMLDGTSQVLSRAGDATLAESIAGIGGLLACAGLVGLAWSMIQFVQQRALRRWEVALLPLCMGFSMAGWLFAGTVDAQGAAMSATEVIVLVLVARHLLALRSAPDHVPARLMIAGCIVLLWLYGNDLLAALTGSYGPNPIWVNMDLSIWFLLNFCMLMLTSFRAAEPLRQSALFDPLTGALNRRGLNSELQARSPWASAEHGLAVIALDLDHFKTVNDHHGHDAGDEVLQRFSDVVRGCIRSDDLFARLGGEEFMLVLRDTHAETAQALAERIRQQVMGLEFSPVGASFRITVSLGMSFTANRHAQYSTLMRLADEALYEAKHKGRNRIEVRWLPA; this is encoded by the coding sequence ATGACGACGGATTTCTACAACCTGCTGCTCAGCGACTGCGTGCTTGCGGCAGTGCTGCTGGTGCTCTTCTGGTACGTGGGCAAGGTGTCGCGCGGCGTGCGCGGCATCGCCACGTGGGGCGTGGCGCATTTCCTCTACTCGCTGGGTGCGGCCATGCTGGACGGCACCTCGCAGGTGCTGTCGCGCGCCGGTGACGCCACCCTGGCCGAAAGCATCGCCGGCATCGGCGGCCTGCTGGCGTGCGCCGGCCTGGTGGGGCTTGCCTGGTCGATGATCCAGTTCGTCCAGCAGCGCGCGCTGCGGCGCTGGGAAGTCGCGCTGCTGCCGCTGTGCATGGGTTTCTCGATGGCCGGCTGGCTGTTCGCCGGCACCGTGGATGCGCAGGGCGCGGCGATGAGCGCGACCGAAGTCATCGTGCTGGTGCTGGTGGCCCGCCACCTGCTGGCGCTGCGCAGCGCGCCGGACCACGTGCCGGCCCGGTTGATGATCGCAGGCTGCATCGTGCTGCTGTGGCTGTACGGCAATGATCTGCTGGCGGCGCTGACGGGAAGCTACGGGCCCAATCCCATCTGGGTGAACATGGACCTGTCGATCTGGTTCCTGCTGAATTTCTGCATGCTGATGCTGACCAGTTTCCGCGCCGCCGAGCCGTTGCGGCAGAGCGCCCTGTTCGACCCCCTGACCGGCGCGCTCAACCGGCGCGGCCTGAACAGCGAACTGCAGGCACGCAGCCCGTGGGCCTCGGCCGAACACGGGCTGGCGGTGATCGCGCTGGACCTGGACCATTTCAAGACGGTCAACGACCACCACGGGCACGATGCCGGCGACGAGGTGCTGCAGCGCTTCTCCGACGTGGTGCGCGGCTGCATCCGCAGCGATGACCTGTTCGCGCGGCTGGGCGGCGAGGAGTTCATGCTGGTGCTGCGGGACACGCACGCGGAAACCGCACAGGCGCTGGCCGAACGCATCCGCCAGCAGGTGATGGGGCTGGAATTCAGCCCGGTCGGGGCTTCGTTCCGCATCACCGTCAGCCTGGGCATGTCGTTCACCGCCAACCGCCATGCGCAATACAGCACGCTGATGCGCCTGGCCGATGAGGCGTTGTATGAGGCCAAGCACAAGGGACGCAACCGGATCGAGGTACGCTGGCTGCCCGCCTGA